ATTTTCCAGAGGGGAGGGAGATGAAAAAAGAGACGAATTCAGAATCTGTCCAATGAAAAACGAGTGTGGAAATGAGAAGAGCCAATCAGAAGCGAGAAAAGGTGTTGGTAACTAGCGCTCCTACAGTGATAACTTCGTACTTGAAATTAAATCATGCTAGATGCTTGACTTCGTTAGTTGTTGGGGTGTTTCTTATCAACTTTTCAGgttcttttctcaaaatttttctcacgtGGAGAAAAAGcttcgtgttttgaaaacttttattcatcattttcgaAGTTGAAGATAGATTTTCACTTCGTCGTAATCTTCAGTTGTTCGTATTCGTTCCCTTTACTTCAAAATGGTAAGTTATTCGTTGTTCTGTAACCTGTAAATAGTGTTCTCGTAGCCGAATCTTTACTTTgttatgattcaattttttcagccaaaaaagaagaaattcatCGATAAAAAGAAAGCGGTTACATTTCACTTGGTACATCGTAGTCAGCACGATCCCTTAGTTGTTGATGAGAATGCTCCGCAACACGTCTTAGTCGCAGCTGCGCCTTCCAGTAAAATAGTAAGTGAATTGGAATAATCACATTCGTTACTTTAACATTTTATAATCATCGATATTCCTTGTAGAACAAAGATATTGAAGAAGAACACAAATATGGAATATATTTCGACGACGATTACGATTACTTGCAACATATGCGAGATTCAAATAAAGCTCAAGTGGAATGGGTTCAAGCTCCCAGTACATCTAAAGTAAGTCTTCGATTCTTCTCAGATGAAAATTATTcctaattgaaataaaattcgaattaaattcGTAGAATGAGAAGCAAAAACTCAATTTACCATCGTCTGTATTCGCTAGTGAAGTCGAAGAAGAAGTTGGTCTTTTGAATAAAGCTGCTCCTCAGtcaggtacttacctattctaAAACGTAATCTGGTGTTCGAAATTTACCGAACAAATTCTAATTTCCGAATTGATTTCTAGGACTGAGGTTGGATTTGGATCCTGATATAGTTGCAGCTATGGATGAAGATTTCAATTACTCCGATCCGGAGAATGAACTCGAAGATAATTTTATAGAGTTAGCGAATCAACCAGGATCCGGGTAGGTATACGTGATATTCAACGACTTAGTCTCCATTTCATGTTGCTAAACTGATTTCATGTAAAATATTTAATAGATCAGAGCCACAATCTGGAGACGAGTACGAAGAAGGATCCGAATTcgaatacgacgacgatgattcAAACTACTCAGATGAGCAATACGATGATTTCGCAAGTTTAAACGAAGATGCTAAATCGACGAAATCAAGATTTACCGAATATTCGATGACTAGTTCAGTAATATCTCGAAATAGTAACCTAACTTTGCTCGATGAAACTTTCGAACAGGTTAGTTTGATTCAAAGTTATCCTTATATCCTAATATATATTTGaagttctgaaaattcattcaactgCTCGTCTATATTTCAGATGTACGCTGGCTACGATGATATGGAAATAGGTGCTTTAGACTGCGACGATATCGAAGGAGAATTAGACATGAATTCTCATCTATTCCAAATGGCAGCTAATGAAttcgaaaaagaaagaaaaaaagtaggttATCCCTCCATTTGCTGTAGATTACTTTGATATTTCGTGTTTAATATTCCTGTTATATTTTCGTAGGAGAAACTAACCACTGACGATGTTCACCAATACATAATGGACTCCGACGAAGAAGAAAACCCAGATCAAGGATACTTGCACGAgataaaagaaaaagagaaatggGATTGCGAATCAATTCTGTCCACGTATTCGAATATTTATAATCATCCCAAGCTCATAAAAGAAGAACCggttcgtgtgttttttttttcaaactccacGTAATATTCCGAAGAACAAAATTGTAACTTATCGTTATTCGTAGAGTAACAAGATCCGTGTCAATAATAAAACTGGAATACCTATGGAAACAggcaaacttaccaaaaaagcGTTAGCTCAGCTCGATGATTCGACGGTGTCGAAAGGTCCTAGTTCCGTATTATCTACTTTATCTATGTTATCGATCAGGGATAAAAATGAATCTTTGGAGgagaaaaagaaacgaaaacaaGAACTGAAGGAATACAGAAAGGTACCGAAGAATCTGTTTGAAATTATGCTCtacttcattttgtttttatgcTCACTTTCGTGTCTCGTGTTTACAGATACGACGAATGGAAAGAAAAGCCAATACTCAAGCTTTCAAAGACGAACAGAAACGATTAGAGAAAACAATCGCCTATAATAATTTGAATCATCAAGGATTAAAATTGTAAACACTTGGCTAGGGATATCGATGTAACTTGAAACCGTTTtatttgagaataaatttttttacacgttgctttaaaaaattattgtatagTATTTTCGTTTTGagttattcttcatttttcaaaattccattttcgtTACTTGAACCGAAAATTGTCAGGCTGAAAGCTAACATCAGCGGATCTACTTTACTCTGTAAATAAATAACAGCGCTTGATAAAATATGGATTATAGAACTTGAGTAATCAAAAGAGAACTCGTGCAGAACGAAAATAATGAATTGAAATGTAATTCGTACCTCTACTATCTCAATACGTGAGCTCGTTTGGCTCCACTTTTATCCAGTGCTTCGGTAGCTTCTTCATAGAACTAGTCAAGGGTACAGTAAGGCCTAATTTCAATAGTCTCCAACGAACATTACTTCATTTCAATCGTCTGAACCTGAATTAAAATACTTATAGGGAGTTATCCTAGGTAAACTTTCCATTAGTTTTTGTACCATTCAAATGGTACATCTATAGCTATACTAGCTTCGTTTTGACTTTTCGTGGATCTTCTTC
This region of Planococcus citri chromosome 5, ihPlaCitr1.1, whole genome shotgun sequence genomic DNA includes:
- the LTV1 gene encoding protein LTV1 homolog, translating into MPKKKKFIDKKKAVTFHLVHRSQHDPLVVDENAPQHVLVAAAPSSKINKDIEEEHKYGIYFDDDYDYLQHMRDSNKAQVEWVQAPSTSKNEKQKLNLPSSVFASEVEEEVGLLNKAAPQSGLRLDLDPDIVAAMDEDFNYSDPENELEDNFIELANQPGSGSEPQSGDEYEEGSEFEYDDDDSNYSDEQYDDFASLNEDAKSTKSRFTEYSMTSSVISRNSNLTLLDETFEQMYAGYDDMEIGALDCDDIEGELDMNSHLFQMAANEFEKERKKEKLTTDDVHQYIMDSDEEENPDQGYLHEIKEKEKWDCESILSTYSNIYNHPKLIKEEPSNKIRVNNKTGIPMETGKLTKKALAQLDDSTVSKGPSSVLSTLSMLSIRDKNESLEEKKKRKQELKEYRKIRRMERKANTQAFKDEQKRLEKTIAYNNLNHQGLKL